A window of Candidatus Desulfatibia profunda genomic DNA:
CCCTTGACGGCAGTGGTGATGCCGGCCGGCCCCGAAGCCAGTTCCGCTTCAGCAAAGAAAAAATCAACATCATCCGCAGCCTGGACCTGCTGGTCATCGATGAGATCAGTATGGTCCGCGCCGACCTGCTCGACGGCATCGACGCCGTTCTGCGGCGCTTGCGTGCCAGCAGCATTCCTTTCGGCGGCGTGCAGCTGCTGCTGATCGGCGATCTGCTGCAACTGGTGCCGGTGGTCAAAGTCGACGAATGGGAAATCCTGCGTCGCCATTACGACACCATATTTTTCTTCAGCAGTCGAGCCCTGGCCGCGGCCCGATTCGTGAGCATCGAGCTGAAGCATATTTACCGGCAAAGCGATACGCGCTTCATTGATTTGCTGGGCAAGGTCCGCGACAACCGCATGGATGCCCAGACCCTGTTCGCGCTGAACAAGCGCTACGATCCGGTCTTTGCCAAAGAATCCCCCGAAGGCTATATCACCCTCGCCACCCATAATTACCAGGCCCAACAGATCAACGAGGCCCGGCTGGCCGCATTGCCCGGCCGGGAGAGAAGATTTGAAGCGGTGGTTGAAGGGGATTTTCCACCCTATGCCTTTCCGACCCCCTCCGAACTGGTGCTCAAGTCCGGAGCCCAGGTGATGTTTATCAAAAATGACAGTTCTCCAGAAAAACGGTACTACAACGGCAAAATCGGCCGTCTGAAACGGATCGCCGGGGATGAGCTGACAGTTGAATGTCCGGACAGCGCCGATCCCATTACCGTTGCCAAAGCCGAGTGGCGCAATGTCAAATATACACTCAACGAGGAGACCAAAGAGATTGAAGAAACCGAATCCGGCAAATTCATTCAGTTTCCTTTGAAACTGGCCTGGGCCATCACCATTCACAAGAGCCAGGGCCTGACCTTTGACAAGGCGATTATCGATGCCCGGGCCGCCTTTGCCGACGGCCAGGTCTATGTGGCCTTAAGCCGCTGCCGAACCCTCGACAGCCTGGTGCTCAGCACCCCCATCGAAAGCAGCAGCATTAAAAGCAACGATGTGGTGCAAGCCTTTACCGGTGCCATTGAGCAAAACCCGCCTAGTCAAGCCCAGCTCAGGGACGGCAAGCGGGAATACCAACTGGCGCTCCTGGATGAGCTGTTCGATTTTACGATCCTGTGGCGCCGCCTGCTCACTTGCATCAAAATCTCTAATGAATACAAAAGCATTCTGACCAGCCCCGCCCCTTCTTTCTTCGGCCGCATCGTGGAACCCGTAAAAGCGCAGTTAACCGAGGTCGCGGACAAATTCGCCATCCAGCGACGGAACATCGTCAAGGATGTGGCAGATCCCGAAGCCAGCCCGCATCTTCAGGAACGGGTGGCCAAGGCCGCCGCCTATTTTGCCGACAAGATCGAATCGCTGGTGGGCGAGCCCCTGCGTGGCCTCGCGGTTGAAACTGATAACCGGGACGCACGCAAGACGTTGACCAAAGCCATCAACGCTGTCCGTGAAGAAACGGCCGCAAAGTTTTACTGTCTCAACGAATGCCGCGCGGGCATCGTGTTTGCCGATTATCTCAAGGCACGTGCCCGATCCTTGTTCCAGGAAGGGCCGACCAAAGCCGGGCGCATGCAAGCCGAAAACCAGCCTTCTGAAGCCATCGATCATCCTGCACTTTACCGCATGCTCAAGCAGTGGCGGGCTGATCAAGCTGAAAAAACTGGCCGGCCGGCATTCTGGGTGCTGCACAACACAACCCTAGCCGCCATCGCTGCCAAGCTGCCGGCAACCCGTCAGGAACTGGGCGCCATCAAAGGGTTGAAAGGAAAAAAAGGCAAAATTTTCGGCGATGAAATTCTAAAGATAGTGGCCCGATATCGGTCGGAAAACAACCTGCCCCCGCCGGAACCGGAGCCCGCTGGATCGGAAGACGAACCGGTCGATAAAAGAAAGGAAAAATCGAAAACCAAAGATGAATCGCTGCGCCTGTTTCTGGAACGCAGGAGCGTGTCGGAGGTTGCCGAAGCCCGGGGACTGGCCCTATCCACCATCGAAGGCCATCTGGCGCATTTTGTAGGCACCGGCCAGCTGGGCATCCATCGCCTGGTGGAACCGGCCAAGGCCGCCCGCATCGCCGCCTATTTCCAAAGCAGCCGGAACCCGCTGCTGGCCCCGGCCAAAGCGGCCCTGGGCGATGACGTATCCTACAGCGAGATGCGGTTCGTGCTGAAGGAGCTTGAACGTAATGGGGAAATAAAGCCATCACATTAGATGAATGACGGGCCGATAGATATGGGCGAGCGTTTTCCCGGGAACATAGGGGACGTTGGTGAAAAGTTGAAATGTTGAAATGTTTATGTGATCAGGAGAAATATTGTCAATCTTTCACCAACGTCCCCAAAACCGCGTATTAATAAAAGACAAACTGCGCTAAATGCAGGGTTTGTTGGTTAGGCTAACAAAGCAGTGATCATGCCTGAGCGATTCGTCAGTGAAGTCATCAGACCTGTGGTTGCCACATGTGACACCTCGCGCATGGCAGTCGGGGAGCCTGGACTCCCGCGTGAGTTCGTGTGGCGAGGTCGAACCATTAAAATTGCGGCTGTACTGCGCACCTGGCGTGAAACCGGGAAATGTCGCCACGGCAGTCCCGAGTTATATGTTCGCAAGCACTGGTTCGAGGTCGCCACGACCTCCAACAGCACGATGAAGATCTATTTCGATAGGCAGCCTCGCGGTGGACGCAAGAGCGATAGATGGTAGCTTTTCACCATTTGTGAGTCAGAGGAATAAATCCCCAAAATTTAGACAGATTATGGTCGAGTGGTCGTCATTGCCGAGAATCTGAACACTGGCGCGAAAAAACGCGTCAGAAATCATCTTCAAAAAGAGAAGGAAGGAGACTCCATGGGAAAGAAATACACTCTGGAAGACGGGATGGAGTTGGGAAATATAAGGGACGGGCATTGATATATTGATAAGATTGTAAAAAATGGCCTAACATTTATATGGCCTTCACTTGTCAATAAAAAACTACTCCCATAGATCAGAAGGTGTAGAGAAATAACTTTCCGTCTTTGCATATGATACTTTGACAAGTGATCCGTTCGTTTCGGCTTTTGGATTGAAGAACTTCCACCCTAATTGAGCGTAAACAAAATGAAGAAAGTCAATTATTGTTAAATATTTCAGAGTATAATAAGGATCATGCCAGCATGTTATAATCCGTGTATAAGTTAGTTATAAATTGCTAAATCAAATCTTCATTTTGTTTACCCTGCGGGAAAGCCCGCCGGGGGCGGACAAGCCGATGATACGCCATCTTCTTTGTTGCTCGTCTCGCCGAAGCGAGGCGCAGGCGGATCAAGGGCTTGCAGTAGCTTACGGAGGTTTATCCCGCTTTATTAAGCGGGGCTTCGCCCTTGACGCCGCTCGTAGTGAAACGAAGATCCCGTTATCGGGGGAATCTGGCGCATCCTCGACTTTCGCTCAATTAGGGTTCCAGTATAAGATTCCCTACAGAAGCTTGTTGGAGCGCAGCGGAAATCCCGCATAGCGGGGCTGCAGGGAGCTTTAAAAAATGGAACTTCTTTTGGACCGAAAACTCAAACCTCAAAAACCTGGACCCAAAAAGAAAGCTAAGTAAGGTGTCCCCGGAATTTCCCCGGAATTCGGAATTCCTAAGGGCTTGCGTAAAAATATATTTATATTCTGGGCGCAAAAATTCAGGGCAGGTTTGTTTGAAAAAAATATGACGGCCAGGGTTGCAATACAGAAAAGCTGAATTACTTTAGCCGCTCACCCTGCCGAACCGCGGCGGGGTGTTTTTTTGCATAATCGCACAACGTCTTAAAAAAACTCAGGAGATAAAAAAATGACAGACATTTCAAAAATCACGCTGTACAGCGGCGGCCACAAGGGGGCTGAGGCGGAATTCGGCAAACTTGCCGAGGCCTGGCACATAAAAGAGGTGAATATATCATTTGAAGGGCACAATGCCGAGCGCACCCGAGGGGAATTAGGGGACGTCCATAAATAAGTAAATAACTTGACAGATATCAGTCTTTATGTTAACAG
This region includes:
- a CDS encoding cytoplasmic protein; its protein translation is MIMPERFVSEVIRPVVATCDTSRMAVGEPGLPREFVWRGRTIKIAAVLRTWRETGKCRHGSPELYVRKHWFEVATTSNSTMKIYFDRQPRGGRKSDRW
- a CDS encoding helix-turn-helix domain-containing protein, yielding MSDTVDNPQLQLAFDFVQHTGKNLFLTGKAGTGKTTFLRTLKERSPKRMIVVAPTGVAAINAGGVTIHSFFQMPFGPLVPDVNPLDGSGDAGRPRSQFRFSKEKINIIRSLDLLVIDEISMVRADLLDGIDAVLRRLRASSIPFGGVQLLLIGDLLQLVPVVKVDEWEILRRHYDTIFFFSSRALAAARFVSIELKHIYRQSDTRFIDLLGKVRDNRMDAQTLFALNKRYDPVFAKESPEGYITLATHNYQAQQINEARLAALPGRERRFEAVVEGDFPPYAFPTPSELVLKSGAQVMFIKNDSSPEKRYYNGKIGRLKRIAGDELTVECPDSADPITVAKAEWRNVKYTLNEETKEIEETESGKFIQFPLKLAWAITIHKSQGLTFDKAIIDARAAFADGQVYVALSRCRTLDSLVLSTPIESSSIKSNDVVQAFTGAIEQNPPSQAQLRDGKREYQLALLDELFDFTILWRRLLTCIKISNEYKSILTSPAPSFFGRIVEPVKAQLTEVADKFAIQRRNIVKDVADPEASPHLQERVAKAAAYFADKIESLVGEPLRGLAVETDNRDARKTLTKAINAVREETAAKFYCLNECRAGIVFADYLKARARSLFQEGPTKAGRMQAENQPSEAIDHPALYRMLKQWRADQAEKTGRPAFWVLHNTTLAAIAAKLPATRQELGAIKGLKGKKGKIFGDEILKIVARYRSENNLPPPEPEPAGSEDEPVDKRKEKSKTKDESLRLFLERRSVSEVAEARGLALSTIEGHLAHFVGTGQLGIHRLVEPAKAARIAAYFQSSRNPLLAPAKAALGDDVSYSEMRFVLKELERNGEIKPSH